From Sediminibacterium sp. TEGAF015, a single genomic window includes:
- a CDS encoding carbohydrate kinase family protein codes for MKILCIGEALIDMICTDKGMPLSEGSNFLKKTGGAPTNVAAAIAALGGKVELAAKVGKDPFGYQLIETMRSFGVGIQAMLEDPNHFTTFAFVSLMNNGERDFVFNRGADAQLSIDDIDSINLNNISIIHFGSATGFLPGPLQAAYLHLLQKALHHNIFISFDPNYRHLLFKNNTDSFVSQSWHFLRNCNFFKVSDEEAMLLTNTETLEAATAILLDETKGVFAITLGKDGTLLGYNGQQHIIPSIPVKPVDTTGAGDAFVGAVLYQLSKLEPATFNDLSLEMWSHMVINANKAGARTCEYMGAMEAFKHLNNQIFD; via the coding sequence ATGAAAATTCTTTGTATTGGAGAAGCCTTAATTGATATGATCTGCACAGATAAAGGAATGCCTTTATCGGAGGGATCTAACTTCTTAAAAAAGACAGGGGGGGCTCCCACCAATGTTGCCGCTGCCATAGCTGCACTGGGTGGCAAAGTGGAACTCGCAGCCAAAGTAGGTAAAGACCCTTTTGGCTATCAGTTGATAGAAACCATGCGTTCTTTTGGAGTGGGTATTCAAGCGATGTTAGAAGACCCCAACCATTTTACCACATTTGCTTTTGTGTCGTTGATGAATAATGGCGAAAGAGATTTTGTTTTTAACAGAGGAGCCGATGCACAATTGTCCATTGACGATATAGATTCTATTAACTTGAACAATATTTCTATTATACATTTTGGATCGGCAACTGGTTTTTTACCAGGCCCTTTGCAGGCTGCTTATTTGCACCTGCTTCAGAAAGCGCTGCACCATAATATTTTCATCAGCTTCGATCCCAACTATCGTCATCTGTTATTCAAAAACAATACAGACTCTTTTGTTAGTCAGAGCTGGCATTTTTTACGCAACTGCAATTTTTTTAAAGTAAGTGACGAAGAAGCCATGTTGTTAACTAACACAGAAACCCTGGAAGCCGCAACAGCTATTTTATTAGACGAGACCAAGGGAGTATTTGCTATTACATTGGGGAAGGATGGGACTTTACTCGGCTACAATGGTCAACAACATATTATTCCTTCTATTCCAGTTAAACCCGTTGATACAACCGGAGCAGGTGATGCATTTGTAGGCGCTGTTTTATATCAGCTAAGTAAACTGGAACCTGCCACCTTCAATGACCTTTCATTGGAAATGTGGTCGCATATGGTCATCAATGCCAATAAAGCCGGCGCAAGAACTTGCGAGTACATGGGCGCTATGGAAGCTTTTAAACATTTGAATAATCAAATTTTTGACTAA
- a CDS encoding MFS transporter has protein sequence MQIINMNVGFFGIQYSFGLQQSAVNPIYDFLGAKPDEIPLLNLAGPMTGLLIQPIIGVLSDRTWHPRFGRRKPYFFIGALFCSLCLFLYPFSSTLWMAAGLLWVLDAANNTAMEPYRAFIADKLPSDQLATGFLTQSFFTGLGITLANISLFLFQKYIPGQHGAIPYWVFGSFFLGSLCSISSVLWSISKTPEIPPTPEELSALRAQKKGLLQPFIEIGEAIIHMPAVMWKLALAYLFQWYALFCYWQNASKSIAQSVWKTSPTENKALYEEAVGWAGLVNGWYNVVTFLSAFALVWMAKKFSPKKVHVVCLLMAGLALLWFPQIENKYLLFVPMAGFGIAWASMMGIPYLMVVNDIPKEKYGVYMGIINMMIVIPMILQTTSFGFVMEHHLNNDSGKAISFAGVLLLLACAATLLIKDVKPEGELQAVSSGGH, from the coding sequence ATGCAAATCATTAACATGAATGTGGGTTTCTTTGGAATACAATACAGCTTTGGCTTACAGCAGAGTGCTGTGAATCCAATCTATGATTTTTTAGGTGCCAAGCCCGATGAAATACCCTTGCTGAATTTGGCAGGTCCTATGACAGGTTTATTAATACAACCGATTATTGGCGTGTTGAGTGACCGTACCTGGCATCCCCGTTTCGGGAGAAGAAAACCTTATTTCTTTATTGGCGCTTTGTTCTGCAGTCTTTGTTTGTTTCTCTATCCATTCAGCTCAACCTTGTGGATGGCTGCAGGTTTGTTATGGGTGTTAGATGCGGCCAACAATACCGCCATGGAACCTTACCGTGCATTTATTGCAGATAAGTTGCCTAGCGATCAGCTGGCTACCGGATTTTTAACGCAGAGTTTTTTCACCGGTCTGGGCATTACCCTGGCCAATATTTCTCTTTTTCTTTTTCAGAAATATATTCCGGGTCAGCATGGTGCCATTCCTTACTGGGTATTTGGCTCTTTCTTTCTAGGATCTCTTTGTTCTATTAGTTCTGTGTTGTGGAGCATTTCTAAAACGCCGGAGATACCTCCTACTCCAGAAGAACTGTCCGCTCTTCGTGCACAGAAGAAAGGGTTGCTTCAACCCTTTATAGAAATTGGGGAAGCCATCATTCATATGCCCGCAGTGATGTGGAAACTAGCATTGGCATATCTGTTTCAATGGTATGCTTTGTTTTGTTATTGGCAAAATGCGTCTAAGAGTATTGCTCAGTCTGTTTGGAAAACCAGTCCAACAGAAAACAAAGCTTTGTATGAAGAAGCAGTGGGATGGGCAGGCTTAGTGAATGGATGGTACAATGTGGTAACTTTTTTATCTGCTTTTGCCTTGGTATGGATGGCTAAAAAATTCAGTCCTAAAAAAGTACATGTGGTTTGTTTATTGATGGCAGGCCTTGCACTATTGTGGTTTCCTCAAATTGAAAACAAGTATCTTTTGTTTGTTCCGATGGCAGGATTTGGCATTGCATGGGCTAGCATGATGGGCATACCTTACCTGATGGTGGTGAATGATATTCCTAAAGAAAAATACGGCGTATATATGGGAATCATCAATATGATGATTGTGATTCCGATGATATTACAAACTACTAGCTTTGGCTTCGTTATGGAACACCATTTAAATAACGACTCTGGCAAAGCCATTTCTTTTGCAGGTGTATTATTATTGCTAGCTTGTGCAGCCACTTTGCTTATTAAAGATGTTAAACCTGAAGGAGAACTGCAGGCGGTTTCTTCGGGGGGCCATTAA
- a CDS encoding YcxB family protein yields the protein MQHAFTYEKKKVIQGLRYHFVQRPEVKVLVVLVNVFAIVAAILFYSKKIRPEPFLLGSFIWIMMMASFWYILPNSIYKQAKETFLDTFAIAFKDSGVTLENEKGYKHWEWNEFSHYFESPHFFHLYFNAKSFFMVPKEGMGEEFRHELRGALKRGILSK from the coding sequence ATGCAACATGCTTTTACCTACGAGAAGAAAAAAGTGATACAAGGGCTTCGGTACCATTTTGTACAAAGACCCGAAGTGAAAGTATTGGTTGTATTGGTAAATGTATTTGCTATTGTTGCCGCCATTTTGTTTTACAGTAAAAAAATAAGACCCGAGCCCTTCTTATTGGGGTCTTTTATCTGGATCATGATGATGGCCAGTTTCTGGTATATCCTGCCGAATTCTATTTATAAGCAGGCTAAAGAAACTTTCCTAGATACTTTTGCTATTGCATTTAAAGACAGCGGCGTTACGCTGGAAAATGAAAAAGGATACAAGCATTGGGAATGGAATGAGTTCTCCCATTATTTTGAAAGCCCGCATTTCTTTCACTTATATTTTAATGCCAAGTCTTTTTTTATGGTACCCAAAGAAGGAATGGGCGAAGAATTCCGACACGAACTTAGAGGCGCGTTAAAGCGAGGAATTCTATCCAAGTAA
- a CDS encoding GNAT family N-acetyltransferase, translating into MALKMIQHGSAEYEQMVALRRQLLRKPLGLDFSAEELSEEKNHILLAYTDEGIMEACCMLVKVSPDTVRLRQLAVLSGLQGKGIGRAMVQFAENLARDNRFEKIIMHARKDSIHFFEKLGYDVMSEPFIELTIPHVIMGKELSD; encoded by the coding sequence ATGGCACTAAAAATGATTCAACATGGATCCGCGGAATACGAACAAATGGTAGCATTGAGGCGCCAATTGTTGCGTAAACCGCTTGGTCTAGATTTTAGTGCAGAAGAATTATCTGAAGAAAAGAATCATATACTGTTGGCCTATACCGATGAAGGTATTATGGAAGCCTGCTGCATGCTGGTAAAAGTTTCTCCCGACACTGTCCGTTTGCGTCAGCTGGCCGTATTGTCCGGATTGCAGGGTAAGGGCATTGGAAGAGCAATGGTTCAGTTTGCAGAAAACCTGGCCCGGGACAATCGTTTTGAGAAAATTATTATGCATGCCCGCAAAGACTCCATTCATTTTTTTGAAAAACTAGGCTATGATGTCATGAGCGAGCCATTTATTGAACTCACCATTCCCCATGTAATTATGGGTAAAGAACTTTCAGATTAG
- a CDS encoding acyl carrier protein has protein sequence MSDIATRVKKIIVDKLGVDEAEVTNEASFTNDLGADSLDTVELIMEFEKEFNISIPDEQAETITTVGQAVAYLEEHAK, from the coding sequence ATGTCAGACATCGCAACAAGAGTAAAGAAAATCATCGTAGACAAATTGGGTGTAGACGAAGCTGAAGTAACTAATGAAGCTTCTTTTACCAACGATCTAGGTGCAGATTCTTTGGACACAGTTGAATTAATTATGGAATTCGAAAAAGAATTCAACATCTCTATTCCTGATGAGCAGGCTGAAACCATCACTACTGTAGGTCAGGCTGTTGCTTATTTAGAAGAGCACGCTAAGTAA